In the Danio rerio strain Tuebingen ecotype United States chromosome 8, GRCz12tu, whole genome shotgun sequence genome, one interval contains:
- the LOC141375803 gene encoding E3 ubiquitin-protein ligase RBBP6-like isoform X1, translating to MSCVHYRFQSRLTYDSLQFEGLNISAGELKRQIMRSKRLKFCQLKISNAQTDEEYTDDALIPKNTSVIIRRIPAAGLKSSNRRFVGHQAGRWREPSPRADPSLLSLEQLLKTENLAEAKASEEDKLKAVMYQSSLCYYSSSEAMRLLGIPGHHIRHCPTNVGSRSAPHKRIRKSTGIPRSFLLEVDDPDRKGVMIDGSGRYVIPIIDAEAYAAEKRKRPSFSCQTEPLPSSSSAGAASSVRDAGGKRSRSPSSPETRGDQKRPRR from the exons atgtcttgtgttcactacaggttccagagtcgactcacctacgactcgctccagtttgaaggcctcaacatcagcgcgggggagctgaagcggcagatcatgaggagcaagaggctgaagttctgccagctgaagatcagcaacgcccagactgatgaag aatacacagatgatgctctcatccctaaaaacacgtcggtcatcatcagacggatccctgcggcgggactgaagtcctcaaacagaagatttgttgg acatcaagctggacgctggcgtgaaccttcacctagagctgatccttcactcctctcactggagcagttgttgaag actgagaatctggctgaggcaaaggcgtcagaggaggacaagctgaaagcggtgatgtaccagtccagcctgtgctactactccagcag tgaggccatgaggctgcttgggatcccgggacaccacattaggcactgccccactaatgtg ggcagccgctccgcgccgcacaagcgcatccggaagagcacagggattccccgcagcttcctgttggaggtggacgacccagaccgaaagggagtcatgatagacggcagcggccgatacgtcattcccatcatagacgc tgaggcctatgctgctgagaagagaaagaggccgtccttctcctgccagaccgagcctttgccctcctcgtcctcagcaggtgcggcatcttcggtccgggacgccggagggaaacggtcccgctccccatcttcaccagagacgcgcggcgaccagaagagaccacgtcgctga
- the LOC141375803 gene encoding E3 ubiquitin-protein ligase RBBP6-like isoform X2, with protein sequence MSCVHYRFQSRLTYDSLQFEGLNISAGELKRQIMRSKRLKFCQLKISNAQTDEEYTDDALIPKNTSVIIRRIPAAGLKSSNRRFVGHQAGRWREPSPRADPSLLSLEQLLKTENLAEAKASEEDKLKAVMYQSSLCYYSSRAAAPRRTSASGRAQGFPAASCWRWTTQTERES encoded by the exons atgtcttgtgttcactacaggttccagagtcgactcacctacgactcgctccagtttgaaggcctcaacatcagcgcgggggagctgaagcggcagatcatgaggagcaagaggctgaagttctgccagctgaagatcagcaacgcccagactgatgaag aatacacagatgatgctctcatccctaaaaacacgtcggtcatcatcagacggatccctgcggcgggactgaagtcctcaaacagaagatttgttgg acatcaagctggacgctggcgtgaaccttcacctagagctgatccttcactcctctcactggagcagttgttgaag actgagaatctggctgaggcaaaggcgtcagaggaggacaagctgaaagcggtgatgtaccagtccagcctgtgctactactccagcag ggcagccgctccgcgccgcacaagcgcatccggaagagcacagggattccccgcagcttcctgttggaggtggacgacccagaccgaaagggagtcatga